A section of the Methanococcus vannielii SB genome encodes:
- the purD gene encoding phosphoribosylamine--glycine ligase: MKVLLIGGGAREHAIAMALKKNRSVELYTLMKNKNPGIYGLSKEVSFNNETDIDKIKEFAEKIRPELAIIGPEAPLGVGAADLLTEMGIPTVGPKKLPAQIETSKEFMRNLFKKYNIKGSLKYAAFNEYGENLEKFIDEMTGLGKDVVVKPAGLTGGKGVKVVGEQLKNNDDAKLYAKEVFEKSIGGGKIIVEEKLVGVEFTLHGFVDGENIVFMPAVQDHPHAYNNDEGPITGGMGSYSCSNHKLPFLPDDKLDEAKEIMKETVNAIKAEVGPYNGFLYGQFMLTKDGPKIIEYNARFGDPEAMNLLPILKTDFLDVCFGISNGNLDNINIEFENKATVCKYVVPNGYPICPVKNKEILVNSNEIEKAGAILFYASVNEENGKLVITGSRSAAVTGISERIEDAEKIAQDAIINFEGEIFFRSDIGTKKLIEKRIERMKELI; the protein is encoded by the coding sequence ATGAAAGTTTTACTTATTGGCGGTGGAGCACGGGAACACGCTATTGCAATGGCTTTAAAAAAAAATAGAAGTGTAGAACTATATACATTAATGAAAAATAAAAATCCGGGAATTTATGGATTGTCAAAAGAAGTATCATTTAACAATGAAACAGATATTGATAAAATAAAGGAATTTGCAGAAAAAATAAGGCCTGAACTTGCAATAATCGGCCCTGAAGCACCATTAGGAGTTGGCGCTGCTGATTTATTAACGGAAATGGGGATTCCAACAGTCGGTCCAAAAAAACTTCCTGCACAGATTGAAACCAGTAAAGAGTTCATGAGAAATTTATTTAAAAAATATAATATTAAAGGGTCACTAAAATACGCAGCTTTCAACGAATATGGAGAAAATCTAGAAAAATTCATTGATGAAATGACTGGTTTAGGAAAAGACGTTGTTGTAAAACCAGCAGGATTAACGGGTGGCAAAGGCGTAAAAGTTGTTGGTGAGCAGTTAAAAAATAATGACGATGCAAAGCTCTATGCAAAAGAAGTTTTTGAAAAAAGTATTGGTGGCGGAAAAATCATTGTCGAAGAAAAACTTGTTGGAGTTGAATTTACGCTCCACGGATTTGTTGATGGTGAAAATATAGTATTTATGCCCGCAGTTCAAGACCATCCTCATGCATACAATAACGATGAAGGGCCAATAACTGGTGGAATGGGTTCTTATTCATGTTCTAACCATAAATTGCCATTTTTACCAGATGATAAATTAGATGAAGCTAAAGAGATAATGAAAGAAACAGTAAATGCAATTAAGGCAGAAGTTGGACCATATAATGGGTTTTTATACGGCCAATTCATGCTTACTAAAGACGGGCCTAAAATTATAGAATATAATGCAAGATTTGGAGACCCTGAGGCTATGAATTTACTTCCGATATTAAAAACAGACTTTTTAGACGTTTGTTTTGGGATATCTAATGGAAATCTTGATAATATTAACATAGAATTTGAAAATAAAGCAACTGTTTGTAAATACGTGGTTCCAAATGGCTACCCGATATGCCCTGTAAAAAATAAAGAAATTTTGGTAAACAGTAACGAAATTGAAAAGGCAGGTGCAATTTTGTTTTATGCATCAGTTAATGAAGAAAATGGAAAATTAGTCATAACTGGCTCTAGAAGTGCAGCGGTTACTGGAATTTCTGAAAGAATTGAGGATGCTGAAAAAATCGCTCAAGACGCAATAATAAACTTTGAAGGCGAAATATTCTTTAGAAGCGATATTGGAACCAAAAAATTAATTGAAAAAAGAATTGAAAGAATGAAAGAATTAATTTAG
- a CDS encoding uroporphyrinogen-III synthase: MKVVITRPIEKGSNFGEILKKEGFEPILIPTLDLVFKNINLKIDDYSWIVFTSPRGVEGLLKNLSLEDVKKVTSKKIGVIGIETAKEFKNIFGKDADIIPNLYTAENLLLALKKEVKSHEKVLIPTTPSTRDVLKEGLNAELVFVYSSEEPNDIDKKIDDLKKITANENKSGRKIVLTFTSSLTARNFFKHVDLSFLEVLKKQEVVSIGPITKKTVDSFGFDSKMHPENYTTKGMVFVIKGLSLNI; encoded by the coding sequence ATGAAAGTTGTAATCACCCGTCCAATTGAAAAAGGAAGTAATTTTGGAGAAATACTTAAAAAAGAAGGATTTGAGCCCATATTAATACCTACTCTTGACTTGGTATTTAAAAACATAAATTTAAAAATCGACGATTATTCTTGGATTGTATTTACAAGTCCTAGAGGTGTTGAAGGCCTTCTTAAAAATCTAAGTTTAGAGGATGTTAAAAAGGTAACTTCAAAAAAAATAGGCGTAATCGGGATAGAAACTGCAAAAGAATTTAAAAACATTTTTGGAAAAGATGCAGATATTATTCCAAACTTATATACTGCTGAAAATCTTCTTTTAGCACTTAAAAAAGAAGTTAAAAGTCATGAAAAAGTTTTAATTCCGACAACGCCTTCAACAAGGGATGTATTAAAGGAAGGATTAAACGCAGAACTTGTTTTTGTATACTCTTCTGAAGAACCAAACGACATTGATAAAAAAATAGATGATTTAAAAAAGATAACTGCCAACGAAAACAAATCCGGCAGAAAAATAGTATTAACATTTACAAGTAGCCTTACTGCAAGGAATTTTTTCAAACATGTTGATTTAAGCTTTTTAGAGGTTTTAAAAAAACAGGAAGTCGTTTCAATTGGCCCAATAACTAAAAAAACCGTTGATTCATTTGGTTTTGACTCTAAAATGCACCCTGAAAACTACACTACTAAAGGCATGGTTTTTGTTATTAAAGGTTTAAGTTTAAATATCTGA
- the yjjX gene encoding inosine/xanthosine triphosphatase yields MFESKFCDICGKPAREYRFGSLLCGDEACLENARSVRGGPAGHKLRVVSLGSVNPVKVRATENALTKTIGQVLISKIDVPSLVSNQPLGFEETFKGAYNRAKAAFESVNSVFGIGIEAGVIEIFEKKLDIHVCVIYDGLNYTVGTSQGFQIPNEVIKKIDEGFECSDAIFELYGFKDAGKKNGLIGYLTDDNITREGLCVEAVTMAMIPRFKGNSKIRF; encoded by the coding sequence ATGTTTGAATCTAAATTTTGCGATATTTGCGGTAAGCCCGCAAGGGAATACCGTTTTGGAAGTTTGCTTTGCGGAGATGAAGCTTGTTTAGAAAATGCGAGAAGTGTTAGGGGGGGGCCTGCAGGACACAAATTAAGAGTTGTTTCTTTAGGAAGTGTTAATCCGGTAAAGGTACGTGCAACTGAAAACGCATTGACAAAAACTATCGGACAAGTTTTAATATCTAAAATTGATGTTCCAAGTTTAGTATCAAATCAACCGTTAGGATTTGAAGAAACGTTTAAAGGAGCATATAACCGGGCAAAAGCCGCTTTTGAAAGTGTAAATTCCGTTTTTGGAATAGGGATAGAAGCTGGAGTTATAGAAATTTTTGAAAAAAAACTGGATATTCACGTTTGTGTTATTTATGACGGCTTAAACTATACTGTTGGAACTTCCCAAGGTTTTCAGATTCCAAACGAAGTTATTAAAAAAATAGATGAAGGTTTTGAATGTAGTGATGCAATCTTTGAATTATATGGTTTTAAAGATGCCGGTAAAAAAAATGGGCTTATTGGATATTTAACTGACGATAATATTACTAGAGAAGGTTTGTGTGTTGAAGCAGTTACAATGGCAATGATTCCAAGGTTTAAGGGAAACTCAAAAATAAGGTTTTAA
- the eno gene encoding phosphopyruvate hydratase: MLKNMDNSFDIYEIKARQVLDSRGNPTIEAEVLTAGRGYGHAIVPSGASTGTFEAVELRDLGKKYGGKGVLNAVGNVNEIIAPELIGEDSRNQRLIDNIMINLDGTENKANLGANAILAVSMAVARAAADTSSLPLYKYLGGCNSYIMPVPMMNVLNGGKHAGNALDFQEFMIMPIGADSFSDAVRMCAETYQSLKKVISEKYGKDAVNIGDEGGFAPPVKTIDEAFSVLLEGVKRAGYENEIVFTLDSAASEFYDEKTNSYVVLGESLSTDKLIEIYKDMVSKYPIVSIEDPLFEGDFEGFKEITKELKGIQIIGDDIFVTNTNRLKKGIEMNAANALLLKVNQIGTISESIDAANLASRNGYGVIVSHRSGETEDSIISDLTVALNSGQIKTGAPARGERTAKYNQLIRIEEELQISKYAGKNFKIPF; this comes from the coding sequence TTGTTAAAAAACATGGATAATTCATTTGATATCTACGAAATAAAGGCAAGACAAGTTTTAGATTCAAGAGGTAATCCAACAATTGAGGCAGAAGTACTGACTGCTGGAAGGGGTTATGGCCATGCAATAGTTCCAAGTGGGGCCTCAACAGGAACTTTTGAAGCAGTTGAATTAAGGGATTTAGGCAAAAAATACGGTGGAAAAGGCGTATTAAATGCAGTAGGCAATGTTAACGAAATAATTGCACCTGAATTAATCGGTGAAGATTCAAGAAACCAGCGATTAATTGATAACATCATGATTAACCTTGATGGGACTGAAAATAAGGCAAATCTTGGTGCAAATGCAATTTTAGCAGTTTCAATGGCAGTTGCAAGGGCTGCGGCAGATACATCATCATTACCGTTATATAAATATCTTGGAGGGTGTAATTCTTATATAATGCCTGTTCCAATGATGAATGTTTTAAATGGTGGTAAGCATGCAGGAAACGCTCTTGATTTTCAGGAGTTTATGATAATGCCAATAGGTGCAGATTCATTTTCAGATGCGGTTAGAATGTGTGCTGAGACATACCAGTCATTAAAAAAGGTAATTTCTGAAAAATACGGAAAAGATGCAGTAAATATTGGGGATGAAGGTGGATTTGCCCCTCCTGTAAAAACAATTGATGAAGCTTTTTCAGTTCTTTTAGAGGGCGTTAAAAGGGCAGGATATGAAAATGAAATAGTATTTACGTTAGATAGCGCTGCAAGCGAATTTTACGATGAAAAAACTAATTCATACGTAGTTTTAGGCGAATCACTTTCAACAGATAAATTAATTGAAATTTATAAAGATATGGTTTCAAAATACCCCATTGTTTCAATTGAAGACCCCTTATTTGAGGGAGATTTTGAAGGATTTAAAGAAATTACAAAAGAATTAAAAGGAATTCAAATTATTGGTGACGATATATTTGTAACAAATACAAATAGGCTTAAAAAAGGAATCGAAATGAATGCAGCAAATGCATTATTATTAAAGGTAAACCAGATTGGGACAATTTCCGAATCAATTGATGCGGCAAATTTAGCATCAAGAAATGGATATGGCGTAATCGTTTCACATAGGAGTGGTGAAACGGAAGATTCAATAATTTCGGATTTAACTGTTGCATTAAATTCTGGCCAGATTAAAACTGGAGCCCCTGCAAGGGGGGAACGAACTGCAAAATATAACCAGTTAATTAGAATTGAAGAAGAACTTCAAATATCAAAATACGCTGGAAAAAACTTTAAAATTCCATTTTAA
- a CDS encoding metallophosphoesterase yields MKLGIISDTHDHLKNIKKAIGVFNNEKVDLVIHCGDFVSLFVIKEFKKLNSKIISVYGNNDGEKVLLKEWLKEIDQDNELENYLSFEIDSLRFFVLHGTHGPILESVIKSKEYDVVIHGHTHESFFDEVNGILVINPGECCGYLTGKSSIGILNTVSKEYQEIDLDEVSEI; encoded by the coding sequence ATGAAACTTGGAATAATTTCGGATACTCACGATCACCTTAAAAATATAAAAAAGGCGATTGGAGTATTTAACAATGAAAAAGTTGATCTAGTTATTCATTGTGGGGATTTTGTATCCCTTTTTGTAATAAAAGAATTTAAAAAATTAAATTCTAAAATAATAAGCGTTTATGGAAACAATGACGGCGAAAAAGTCCTTTTAAAGGAATGGCTAAAAGAGATAGACCAAGATAACGAACTTGAAAACTATTTGAGTTTTGAAATTGATAGTTTAAGATTTTTTGTACTTCATGGAACTCATGGGCCAATTCTTGAATCAGTGATAAAGTCCAAAGAATACGATGTTGTAATTCATGGACATACTCACGAAAGCTTTTTTGATGAAGTAAACGGTATTTTAGTAATAAACCCTGGAGAATGCTGTGGATACCTAACTGGAAAATCTTCAATCGGGATATTAAATACGGTATCAAAAGAATACCAAGAAATTGATTTGGACGAAGTTTCAGAAATATAA
- a CDS encoding pyridoxal-phosphate-dependent aminotransferase family protein — protein MKQMDTEKLLMIPGPTVVPTRVLNVMALPIIGHRTKDFGELTEDTVDKMKQVFQTKNESYIVTGSGTAVMDMAIANTVDKGDKVLNIVNGAFGDRFYKISSVYKADAIKLENEWGDLADPNAVKEILDENEDIKAVTIVHNETSSGAKNPIEEIGNVVKDYNALYIVDTISSLGGDYVHVDKFNIDICVTGSQKCIAAPPGLSAISVSEKAFEVVNKTETKSFYLDLKAYKKSWDKNKETPYTPSVSLTYGLNEALEMVLEEGLEKRFERHEKLAKATRAGLEAMGMELFAKEKARSVTVTSAKYPEGVDDKKFRGLLAEKYNIRVAGGQADLTGKIFRVGHMGSAKEYHVLGTLAAIELAFEELGINADGGVSAAKEMLLK, from the coding sequence ATGAAACAGATGGATACTGAAAAGCTTTTGATGATTCCTGGCCCAACTGTCGTTCCGACCAGGGTATTAAACGTAATGGCATTACCAATTATAGGCCATAGAACAAAAGATTTTGGGGAACTTACGGAAGATACTGTTGACAAAATGAAGCAGGTATTTCAAACTAAGAACGAATCATACATCGTTACAGGTTCAGGAACTGCTGTAATGGATATGGCAATTGCAAACACTGTTGATAAGGGCGATAAAGTATTAAACATTGTAAACGGTGCTTTTGGAGATAGGTTTTATAAAATTTCATCAGTTTATAAGGCTGATGCAATAAAGCTTGAAAACGAATGGGGAGATTTAGCTGACCCTAATGCAGTAAAAGAAATTTTAGATGAAAATGAAGATATTAAAGCTGTAACAATAGTTCATAACGAAACTTCAAGCGGTGCTAAAAACCCTATTGAAGAAATTGGAAACGTCGTAAAAGACTATAACGCCCTATACATTGTAGACACCATTTCTTCACTTGGTGGGGACTATGTTCACGTTGATAAATTCAATATAGACATCTGTGTAACTGGCTCACAAAAGTGTATTGCAGCACCCCCCGGACTTTCTGCAATTTCAGTAAGTGAAAAAGCTTTTGAAGTAGTTAATAAAACAGAAACAAAATCGTTCTACTTGGATTTAAAAGCGTACAAAAAATCATGGGATAAAAATAAAGAAACACCCTATACCCCATCTGTTTCATTAACTTACGGGTTAAACGAAGCTCTTGAAATGGTTTTAGAAGAAGGCCTTGAAAAGAGATTTGAAAGACATGAAAAACTTGCAAAAGCTACCAGAGCAGGTTTAGAAGCTATGGGAATGGAATTATTTGCAAAAGAAAAGGCACGGTCAGTTACGGTAACATCTGCAAAGTATCCAGAAGGTGTAGATGACAAGAAATTTAGGGGATTACTTGCAGAAAAATATAACATAAGAGTTGCTGGCGGTCAAGCGGACTTAACTGGAAAGATTTTCAGAGTAGGCCATATGGGTTCAGCGAAAGAATACCATGTTTTAGGAACTCTTGCTGCAATTGAACTTGCATTTGAAGAACTTGGAATAAATGCAGACGGTGGAGTGTCTGCTGCAAAAGAAATGCTTTTAAAATAA